In Monodelphis domestica isolate mMonDom1 chromosome 1, mMonDom1.pri, whole genome shotgun sequence, the sequence TTGTAAAAGATATGCATTCTTTGAAGGAAAGGTTCATGTTGGCCTGCTCTAAAATATGAAGTTGTTTGTAAAACCATTTCTCTgaggaatttaaataatattgtcTAAGGACTTGACATTTTGCTCATCTAACAGTCCATGTCGAAGAACATAAGGAACCTAAAGAAAAGGGTGCTTAGTATATCTCTTAAGCTATCTTTCAAAAAGGAAGCTTCTTACAAAGAGTCATTTCAAGGCTGACTTTCTGAGAGAACCTTCCTCTTGTAGGTATTTCATCCCATTTGTTAAGTGGATTCCATcgattttatttctatttttttaaaccattaacttctgtcttggttctaaggaatgtgaattttaaaagtctccatcttggtctagcacccaaaaattgtgcacacccacactacacgggcatgcgctagtcaatgacaaatcagaaataactaactgcccacctgggctgtcctaagccaagctagaggcaaccattggatttgtgagacacaggaagtgaggtagggaacagcctctgagattcgcggaacttcctgtggagagagctagagggggttggtgttaggagcttggagagagaggacgcccgcagacagctttccttcagatcggtcacgtgagttaaggactgattctttccacctgggcctttgggcctaaaactccccctgccttggtcagaggttgagtagcctctttcccttttctcttctctccttctctccctaaccttttccctactcccagtgtgattaaacctccataaacctcattctgacttgagtgtttcattttaggaatttcataagtaaattccttggcggccattgttaaatattatataaatcttgtagccacatttgtaaccattactatattataaccttctcccagaagccttaaattttcccattacagtttggctaaccactacgggaaaaaagaaccttatcagtcttctgatctccttactatcacctgggagaaatcccaccccggctaccccctctggctcttggccctgccttagtgcttggaaggtttctagaacctcaataaatttcctgaattttcttgccttttcaacccacttattgctcactccctcagtcctgttaccaaataccttggcttaaagacacagctgccagaacaggtgagtataaaatactttttttctcttttccctttaccccttaagttaaattggggtcaacaggattttttttttccttctcctctttatctctcatttccgtctccttttactttaaggaggtggctcagtagattataAGGCAGGCCAGACTTAGCTAATCAACTGATCAAcaacgaggaacctcaggagaggaagctcttaggagctcctagcccgcaaaaatcagctgaatacagctagggagctaacttaaaaaccattttttttttctgtttcctggcctttctagtcttaaaaatttaagtgggctttgctcaaggaagatagcacatggtcctagcggctttagcctgagggccaaagaagattgctgggacccacccacatacactttgtaaagaaggagaatttacaatacaataggcccttagcctgtatagggttgtagactcagagccacctactgtaaaaagaaaaagcctgtggaaagtttgctgctttgccctgctccccacttgctttgtgaaattacaaaatatacatataaaaatgagtactatatcctttgacaattataagacagctgaagaagtaggggcattgaggaatgaaggatacctccaaatttttatattaataggtactgtcatttttgtactcctcaatactatatttagagatgaaaaaataaaaaaaattgaggataaaataaaacaaaatgaggagaaaataaaacaaaatgaggaggaaataaagcaaaatgaggataaaatagaaaatattgaggataaaatagaaaatgttgaggataaaatagaaaaaattgaggatacaatagaaaaaattgaggataaaataggaaatattgagaataaaatagaaaaaattgaggataaaataggaaatattgagaataaaataggaaatattgaggataaaatgggaaatatggaagataaaataggaaaaattgaggataaaatgcaagcccaattagaagatctaaaaagtttcttacaggatcaattgacaaacaaccactctaccaaaaatagacctgtttctgaacctttgaatgaggaaatttccttccctgaaatagagatggaaaatacctttcctatagccaagttaacagactgcttctctggtgtagtgcaaatcttgtctgaatttaatccccaaaacccttccccggcaatcccagattctcatgttccttctcctacagaaaaccaaattccaatgcaagagagatcttgtccccctagaaaaacctgtccttgtcaaactgacccacaggtgcaaaatccaactagaggtctgtttcctctaagagaagtacctgaaataggacgaaatggggatgtggtgactttaagacataggataccgtttactccccaagaaataaatgaatttacacgaaatattcccacatatgaacaagatccttttctagtaacaaaaaagatgggagacatattttttcagtataatccgtcttacaaggacgttgagagcttactccaggcttttttaagtgaacgtgaaaaaaataaaataattgctcatgtcagcaaaaccagggggcgtaatgcagcacattggccatctcaggatcccgaatgggactataacaatcctgaggattatctacaactataccgttgtagagaggccatcctcacgtccatgaaggaatgtgcggacagtacagataagtggatggaactggaaaaaattaagcaaaaggaaaacgaaacaccctccagatttatggacagaattatcgagtttggggacagatacttagattgggacttaactaaagagagtagtttaagacaagttaggagaatctttgtaaacaattcttgcaaagtaattaagaattattttaaaacacaatgcccaagatggtcagatatggaccttgaagaattgcgaaaaacagctatatatgttttaaagggaaacgaagaaaaggagaaagaaaatgatgatgacatggaggaaatgaagaaaaaaatgagatatttaatagataggataactaaattagaaagtgggcagggtaatgaaccaatgacaattgcccctctccagaaatccaattatcaatccattacttgccacttctgtgagaagaagggccacaaaatgatggaatgtagaatctttcttaagatgattggaagaaatacacagtctaataatagctttagaaataataactataatgaatatagaaataagaactttagaaaccagaattatagaaataggaattgggaaatcaatgacaatgctcaaattgaagaaaattttaatgataatactcaacaatatatgagaaatggcgctcgtccaaaaattactcgaggtactaatgactctcagagaggtgcccttcaggggggttcccaaggaatatcccaaacacaatgatggtgcccggggggggctagggcacaggaatcagaggatacaacctttgatttcccggaccctgatgtcctactacccgttgtccctatccactgccctccccatactaatgaaccccatgttaccttaaaggtgggtaacacctatcatgattgtctattagacaccggagcttcctggtctgtattaaagagaaaacctgatttacaatgttattctattggctcagagaatgtaatgggagtatcaggaataacccaaagagttaaaagacttcctcctagaatggtgtctgtaggacccctagaggtacaacactctttccttttgatgcctgactcccctttaaatttgctggggagggaccttctatgcaaactcagagccacaataacctgctccccagatggctcattatcattagaagtaccagaggaatctttaaaattactccctgtacttctctcggaaaaccaggacgcaaaagagccttccattttcgaaatacctaaagatatacctgagtctctttgggccacatcttcttctgatgtaggattacttaaatctgctgttcctgtgcagataaaaactaaatctagcccacctccttctatccctcagtatcccctctcaaaggaggcaattgagggtattacaccagttattaactcattaatagaacagggaataataatcccttgcaaatctgaatacaacacgcccatcctaccaattaaaaaaccaaaaaaagggcccgatggcaagcacatctatagatttatacaggatctaagggcagtaaataatcacgttataaagagacactccgtagtttctaacatacatactattatttcatctattcctagcacagctacatactttacagtagtagacttgtgttcagcctttttttccataccaatacatgaaaactccagacatatttttgctttcacctggaagggctcacaatatacctggtatcggctgccacagggttatgtcgaaagtccgagcttatttgagcaaattttgagccaagacacagacaatataacatttaaaaatagcaaattagtcaaatatgtagatgatctactcttggcttcaacagatgcaaaaacatgtcaagaagatagcaaacaccttcttttggaattgcacaaaagaggtcataagatctcgaaggacaaagttcagtggtgtctccccaaagtagaatatttggggttcattctgacagctggtgcccgctctatttctcccaagcgaattgagaatattcaaaaattgagtgctcctaccactaaaaaacagttaagagcaattctgggagcaacagggttttgcagacaatggattccttgttatggggaaattactaaacctcttatagcactaacaagggatgtagtccctgaacccctcaaattagagcctgaacacctgtcagctctatcagagctaaaaaaggctatcttatctgcccctgctctaggcatcccaaattacaacaagccatttactttatatgtacatgagcgaagaggagtagcctcaggcgttttaactcagactttgggaccttctcagcgcccaattgcctattattctgcccaactagacccagtagcagcaggagcaccaccatgccttagaggagtagctgctacagccttactagtaacaaaaaccgttgatttagtattgggatgtccattaacaataatgtgcccacatgagattgaagcattattggtaaaacatagaacacaggcattctcggatcagagaattacaaggtatgaaataaccttattaaatagtgaaaatattaccttgaaacgctgttcaactcttaaccctgccaccttgcttccagatttacctacttcaggagaaccattacataactgtgaaacattagtgtccatggcagaaaagcctcgagataatctcttggacactcccttagacaatgcagatctgattttatttaccgatggttcctcttttatgagggatggcatacgttacactggagctgccgtagtctcagaatttgccactgaatggtcagcttcactaccttctaacattagcgctcaaggagcagaactcatagctctgaaacatgcctgtataattgccaaggataaaaaggcaacaatttatacggattctagatatgcttttggcatttgtcactcagtcgggatgctatggctccagagaggatttttaacctcagctggaaaatccatagctaatgcagaaattattaatgaagttctttctgctctcaaactgcctaaagccctagctgtagttcattgctctgcccatacaggtggctcagaccctgtctctagaggaaatgaccgagcagatgccgctgcaaaactagcagccatagaaggacctggattaattttaacattaacaaccactgataatttaaatttatcactctcctataatgaaaaggaagtggaaaaatggaaacaaaaatttaaagcaaaacaaattaatggagtatgggtgtcatctgaaggaaaacccctgctccctagaagtttctataaccaaatttgccaatctattcataaaaatggtcattttggtacccagggcatcgtggactctgttaagagagtatggatagcccctggtataactaccatagcctctaaagtgtgttcatcctgctctacctgccaggcatataaccaacatgcctttcgtggtaaagcctttggtggacgtcctctggcttacacaccttttgagcacctgcagatagattttataacgatgccaaaggctggacaatataaattttgtttggtcatagtagaccaactgaccagatggccggaagcatttcctacagcccgagccacagcagcttttgttgctaaggtgcttttaaaagaaattattcctcgttttggcctaccagcacgtattgactccgatagagggagtcattttaccgattctgtcttaaaccagatatactcttgcttggggataactcccaaattccatgttccatatcacccccagagttcaggccaagttgagaggatgaacaaagaacttaaaactatgattggaaaattatgcactgagacccatttaaaatggcctgaaattctccctttggccctattttatcttagaagcaggcctagaggagacttacatatttcaccatttgagatgctttttggacatccgcctatacaggctaagcctttctccccggcttatacatcgctattagggggagatactactattgcttcctatatacaggaattacagcacaaactgcgtgagctacatgaatccggagctgcagtacaagctggaccactagacttctcacttcacgacctgaacccaggagacaacgtgtatataaagaatttcaagcgtactggagcaactgaaacttcatgggaaggaccattccaaatattgttaactactccaacatctataaaggttggagaaaaggactcttggattcactgttctcatgtaaagagagcatcttctgttgagactgattgactctatcctatacatgcattggagataactatacattgacaagtgaaactgtttttattctgcttttgacacattgaattcctaaatttaatttttttccttttttccttttttttctcttttccttattttattattattattatttttacattattttatttttttccctttttctcatttctatgtacttaaggtacatatgatcaatattaatttttattctacaatattagtttaaatatatatacttgttgttattattaatacgcacccaaacagctttagactatgggaacctgccatttattgataattgttgtgggactatgattaatgtttgtgtctgattctagatatgagatcaaacaaggagcacagatataacctggataatgccaaaagagctcacaggtctaaaatcaaaagaccaatccaggtaggattaatgcatttctaagccaatactaaggacttgaacctagtgtgagactcggggttgcgacacttggcagacgttaagatgtaggccttccctgtatccacactcttcgtgaaagtacctacagataagtacctaaggttggctaccatcctggctccatccattcctgagaacgaaggtaaaatcagacgagggaatgacacttccctagatataaaaaaagaaatctggtcctcttttttctctcctatagtatggcaacttcctgtagccttggctgcaaatggggaagtaaaatatactgcattctgtcctacagacttgtgggattagaaattacttaactggaccctaatacaggggcctgtgaaaaaaaaaatttttttttattcttactttctaaaattttgtatacatagattttttttggattttgatactgattttgaattcttctttaatataaatatgcatatataaagggtttatattttttcccttaatttttttccctttttcttcttttgattttgattttattttcatattgttttgtttttcttttgaattaactcacacacccccacaactaaaacttgaatcctcagctggactcagtgttttttcaacactttcttcaggggggattgtatttcatcaattccaagatttaaattttgttcgagagaaatcttcagagaagaagcttgctaactaactgaatccagagaatgaactgtttgcagaaatatatctaaaccttttcactacaggaagatccagaatgaaccttggggtgtggttgattgaacattctctgaatgtacactcttatgccaaaggggactgccccctaattggcttttgtcaatgcgcccagcaaaacattggtttgctgtccttctctctcctctatttccccatatttacaactattataattgtcctcttagtggaaaaaaaatttgtatacacttatagttagaaatttttggggtgcagtatgcttatgtttagtgatcaattggggagactagtcttccaatcatcatcagggaggattgtgaattttaaaagtctccatcttggtctagcacccaaaaattgtgcacacccacactacacgggcatgcgctagtcaatgacaaatcagaaataactaactgcccacctgggctgtcctaagccaagctagaggcaaccattggatttgtgagacacaggaagtgaggtagggaacagcctctgagattcgcggaacttcctgtggagagagctagaggggggttggtgttaggagcttggagagagaggacgcccgcagacagctttccttcagatcggtcacgtgagttaaggactgattctttccacctgggcctttgggcctaaaactccccctgccttggtcaaaggttgagtagcctctttcccttttctcttctctccttctctccctaaccttttccctactcccagtgtgattaaacctccataaacctcattctgacttgagtgtttcattttaggaatttcataagtaaattccttggcggccattgttaaatattatataaatcttgtagccacatttgtaaccattactatattataaccttctcccagaagccttaaattttcCCATTacaggaagaagagtagtaagggataggaagtggggttaagtgtcttgtccagggtcccataggtaggaagtgtctgagaccagacttgagcccaggacttcccatctctgggcctggctctaaatccatgaaGCCACTAGGTGCCCCTCTATAGGCTTTCAATTCCAGACTGCACATGGAACAGCTGACATTCTATAGTAAACATTTAGGAATCTGAGTAATATGAGTATTCTCACTGAGAAAGAGATCCAACCCAGTTTCTGTAGAAAAAGTGAGCTTGGTGATAAaggtggggaaattgaggccatATTGTGGGGAGTGGAATTAAATAGGAGGATAATGAAACCATGCAGTAAACTTACTTGGAAGGAATGGAAGTGCCCTTTGAAACTTGACTTAAAAATATTGGTGagctcatgtaaaacccagtggaatggcatgttggctatgggaggtggggtggggggaaaggagagaaagaacataaatcttgtaaccatggaaaaatattctaaattaattaattaaataaaaaattctagatttaaagataaataaataaaacaggtaAGCTTTTGAATCCTTAATTGAGGATCTTAAAGGTATAGTGAAATGCAAGGAACATTATGTTTTAAGAGCATGGGATTATGAACTTAaggttggaagagactttagagtaCAACCTCTGTTTTTTATGGATGACAATGCTGGAagcctagagagattaagtgatctaTCCTAGGAAACATAAGAAACAAATAATTGTGCCAAGATTCAAGCCCAGCTGCTCTACTTCTAGAATCACCATTCTTTTCATTGTATCACATTTGGCTTCTGAGTAATTGGCATACTCCTTGATTTCCTTAGAACCTAGGATgagaataaaacaaagaaaaatgaccaattgcaagaagaaagagaggaaataacTCCTTCCTCAGCTATGTGTGAAAGTTATtcaatttttggttttgttcaaacTGTGTTATTGCAAAGATCTGTAATATTGTTGTACTTGTTTACCTCTTAGAtcctttccagccctaaatctgtTGATTTATATGGTGATCCTGGTAACCATCCcacattaatataaattaatcaataaacatttattaaggacctaccaTATGCCAAATATTGATTGTGAAATAAACACCACTCATAATTGGATGTGGATAAGTATAGCAAGGAAAGGGAATTATAGCAAGAGCAACATTGACAGGCCTGGATTCCAAGCTACTGGGTCAGAGTTCCACACTGTTGAAGGGACAGTTTTTCCAACAGCACTCTGGAGCTGCAAGTTGAAGGAGAAAAGTGTGTGGCTGAGACATCCTGGAAATCCATTCATCAAACAACTGGCCTTGAGGATTTACTAGCTGTGGTGAGAGAATATCTCCAGTCTTCCCAGTGGACAGCCAGCCTGGAGAAAAGATCTCTACCCTGATGGGACATCTGAGGACATCAGCTAGACTCCTGTACCTGACTCACCAAGGACTCTCTATTTGTGAGATTTTGATTCCCTGTTGGACTTGCCCTTAGGAACTTAGGTTTTAGTTTAGTGTGAGTTAGATAGGGTTGATTTAGTGGGTAAAACATTTAGATttttccctctcccactccccttcccttcatcctttctctgttaaataaattcaataattttatatgtaCTGTTTTCCcactgtattactttccttccccctttccaaattatatacattttaacaGATGGTATAAAACACCAAATCTCCTCAGATATTTAATCCAAAAATACCTATAGAATTGGCCAAACTCTCTCCTGAAAAAAAGTAGCCCAAGATAGGAAAGGCATGGTGACATTGGTACTAATCTAACAAGTTGTGAGGTTTATACAAAGTCATTTCTCTATTTCTGAGCTTTATTTCCTGCTTCTGCCACATCAAGAAACTGGGCAGAGTCCCTTTAGGTTCTAAAATTCAGTGATGCTAGGATGTAGTCTCTTGTTTGTCCCTATTTCAGAATCTTATATCTCTTTTAGTATAAGAAAGAGATTGGTATTTACCGATTTAAGCTTTGACCCACAGTTCTTGGAAAGGTTATTTAAATCTAACTAGGAGACAAAGGTTAAAGGTTATTGTCTATAAATTCTTTGATCAGGGCATAAGCAGTTTCCATAttcttctatttcctcctgtatCAAGTCCAGATATTGAGGCTATGTAGGCAGCACCTTCATCTCCCAAGTACTTCAGCTGCAAGGTGGCCAATACTCCTCTTTTTGGGGGCAGAGGGGGTTAGCAATCCAACATCAGTTCCCTCCCACTAAGCTCTTGcagaaagaaaggtagaaaatgaaacatgaaaaatattaaaaacatgcTGATCCAGTCTTTTAAGACTCACTTTTACTGACTATAACTAAAGATGTCTCCTCTCAGCAGAGTCTATCCTCTTAAGAGCTGCTGTGACTCAGTGGAAAGGCTTTGGAACAGCATTACTTGcagtatgaccttaggcaaatctctgaaactctgggcttcagtttcttcacctatataaaataaaagattggaACTAGCAGGTCTTTGAGGTCTTTTCCAAAACTATATAAATCTATAATCATGGATCTTAAttcgagtttttttttttttggggggggggggttggcccTGTTCAAGATGGTAATTGGTCTGTCCAGATAtatcaaaaaatttaaacaaaaacaaaaacaaaaaaaattagaaaaaaaggtcATGACTTCAGAAACTTATAAAACTAATCATCAAATTGCCTTAGATTTGATACgcataaaatgagtgggttgcTGCTCTGatcttttctagctctgaatTCCACTGCCCTATGATATGTTAGAGAAACACAAATGCCagtatgcaaaataaattatcatataaCCCTGTAGAGAAGCTTATCTCATTATGTAGTAtagtttatcttatttttcttcttccttcacgtTTTTCTTAGTACCATCCTCTCTTTTTTgtcccccccaatttttttacatatcatcttgaaCAAAATACCATAATCTGTACCTTTGAATAattattctatctactatgataattgaaaaaggaattcttaatccctttttctaatttaactggggacctAGAGGTCCTTTTACCATACCATTTTACCAATGTATAAAGATTAACCAGctcacagtgaaaggaagtagaaaccagagagacaggaagtgaggtaaaaaGGGATATAAAAGGGGCCAGCATGAGTTGGTAGAGGTAGTCAGTTGCTGATAGGTGCTGGCAGTTGctgggaagttggctgctgggagtgagttgggttggtggttggcattCAGTTGCTAGAATATAAAAGgagggcctgagcttactgagatgGTTTTTTGACtgtagcctttagagggcttttaggccttttggcttttggtttgggctgttaggtttttttctttcttgaacttttggaaggtggctggtcttcattAACAGATTTAATTgaggttggattaaacactgattagGTTGGTTTTGATTGAGCTGGATTGGATTAGAACTTTGTGAGGTGATTATTAACAGTAGTTATAGGCAGATATAGGTAGATATAGTCAGTTTTAGACAGTAGTTATAGGTACTTATAGAATAACTAGtaaagacattaggaaattttctttttctacttctttcctatatttctctcctttgctatattcattttattatattcttttattgtctctattttaattaaactaaatgattaattgttaaaagctgctagaagttttcttttctctggcttaaagggataatattaatttacaattctagtatattcttattaaaacttaaataattaaaagttgCTCTCtcattttgtcaaaactcctaattttacCTTTACATAATGAAAACaagttttaagagttacagatatcat encodes:
- the LOC103104397 gene encoding putative leucine-rich repeat-containing protein DDB_G0290503 encodes the protein MSTISFDNYKTAEEVGALRNEGYLQIFILIGTVIFVLLNTIFRDEKIKKIEDKIKQNEEKIKQNEEEIKQNEDKIENIEDKIENVEDKIEKIEDTIEKIEDKIGNIENKIEKIEDKIGNIENKIGNIEDKMGNMEDKIGKIEDKMQAQLEDLKSFLQDQLTNNHSTKNRPVSEPLNEEISFPEIEMENTFPIAKLTDCFSGVVQILSEFNPQNPSPAIPDSHVPSPTENQIPMQERSCPPRKTCPCQTDPQVQNPTRGLFPLREVPEIGRNGDVVTLRHRIPFTPQEINEFTRNIPTYEQDPFLVTKKMGDIFFQYNPSYKDVESLLQAFLSEREKNKIIAHVSKTRGRNAAHWPSQDPEWDYNNPEDYLQLYRCREAILTSMKECADSTDKWMELEKIKQKENETPSRFMDRIIEFGDRYLDWDLTKESSLRQVRRIFVNNSCKVIKNYFKTQCPRWSDMDLEELRKTAIYVLKGNEEKEKENDDDMEEMKKKMRYLIDRITKLESGQGNEPMTIAPLQKSNYQSITCHFCEKKGHKMMECRIFLKMIGRNTQSNNSFRNNNYNEYRNKNFRNQNYRNRNWEINDNAQIEENFNDNTQQYMRNGARPKITRGTNDSQRGALQGGSQGISQTQ